From a single Pirellulales bacterium genomic region:
- the atpC gene encoding ATP synthase F1 subunit epsilon: MPDFHEGGTDGIRFGGSSPIDVTSPIRVLECIVVTPETTALQTPAGFVALPLYDGELGVLPGHSPFIGRLGYGELRLKEDGKMVRLYVDGGFVQVADGIVTVLTNNAVPAEKLNAAIAREHLAAARARKANTPELMAIRDRLEQQARAQLRMAERGIVAG, translated from the coding sequence ATGCCCGATTTTCATGAAGGCGGTACCGATGGCATCAGATTCGGCGGCTCTTCGCCCATTGATGTAACTAGTCCCATCCGGGTATTAGAATGCATCGTCGTCACGCCTGAAACAACGGCTTTGCAAACGCCGGCCGGCTTTGTCGCCTTGCCCCTTTATGACGGCGAGCTGGGGGTATTGCCCGGTCACAGCCCTTTCATTGGCCGGTTGGGCTATGGCGAACTGCGTTTGAAGGAGGATGGAAAAATGGTCCGGCTCTATGTGGACGGCGGATTCGTACAAGTGGCCGATGGGATAGTTACCGTGCTGACTAACAATGCCGTGCCTGCCGAAAAGCTGAACGCCGCCATTGCTAGAGAACATTTGGCCGCAGCCCGGGCCCGCAAAGCCAACACGCCGGAATTGATGGCCATCCGCGACCGTCTGGAACAACAAGCCCGCGCCCAGTTGCGAATGGCCGAACGTGGAATCGTTGCTGGCTGA
- the epsC gene encoding serine O-acetyltransferase EpsC, whose translation MATDIRLKEQLPELTKRIVQTYSEGGGINHLGHCPLPNYDVIIACCEDLKEIIYPGFRRREGLHMGNVLYHVGDLIDSLHDKLTVQIGRALRHDAKATEMCTEESDFEALGQAKAVQFLEQIPEIRKMLALDVQAAYDGDPAVRTQDEVIFCYPGLEAITIYRLAHGLHALGVPFIPRMMTEWAHSRTGIDIHPGATIGEHFFIDHGTGVVIGETTEIGNHVKLYQGVTLGALSFATDGDGNLVRGLKRHPTIEDRVIIYASATVLGGRTVIGHDSVIGSSVWLTKSVEPHTTVVLETPRLRMRSEGLGELEPTLNYVI comes from the coding sequence ATGGCCACTGACATCCGTCTCAAAGAACAACTGCCCGAGCTCACCAAGCGAATCGTGCAAACCTATAGCGAGGGGGGGGGCATCAACCACTTGGGACATTGCCCATTGCCAAATTACGACGTAATTATTGCCTGCTGCGAGGACCTAAAGGAAATCATTTATCCTGGGTTCCGGCGACGTGAAGGTCTGCATATGGGCAATGTTTTGTACCACGTGGGCGATCTAATCGATTCGCTCCATGATAAGCTCACTGTGCAAATCGGTCGAGCGCTTCGGCACGATGCGAAAGCCACTGAAATGTGCACAGAGGAGTCCGATTTTGAAGCTTTAGGACAAGCCAAGGCTGTGCAGTTCTTGGAGCAAATTCCCGAAATTCGCAAAATGCTGGCTCTCGACGTGCAAGCTGCCTACGATGGTGATCCGGCGGTGCGAACACAAGACGAAGTGATTTTCTGCTATCCCGGGCTGGAGGCAATTACGATATACCGTCTGGCACATGGCTTACATGCTTTGGGCGTGCCATTTATTCCACGAATGATGACGGAGTGGGCCCATTCGCGAACGGGGATTGATATTCACCCCGGAGCGACCATCGGCGAGCATTTTTTTATCGATCATGGCACGGGCGTAGTAATTGGCGAGACAACCGAAATCGGCAACCACGTTAAGCTTTACCAAGGTGTCACGTTGGGCGCACTGAGTTTTGCCACGGATGGCGATGGCAACTTAGTGCGCGGCTTGAAACGGCATCCGACAATCGAAGACCGCGTAATTATTTATGCCAGCGCCACGGTTTTGGGCGGACGCACGGTTATCGGGCACGATTCGGTCATTGGCTCCAGCGTTTGGCTTACGAAAAGCGTAGAACCGCACACGACGGTCGTGTTGGAAACCCCCCGGCTGCGAATGCGCAGCGAAGGGTTGGGCGAACTGGAGCCGACGCTGAATTACGTGATCTAA
- a CDS encoding elongation factor G, translated as MAKYNVSDIRNVALCGHGASGKTTLVDKLLNLTGAVTRPASVDDGTSVCDFDEEEKHHKYSIEAALVHFDHGGKRFNLIDTPGYPDFIGQAIGALQAVETACIVVNAHSGIEVNTRRVFQEAGKAGVGRIIVVSKMDTENIDFPKLVSNIQEMWGKACVPLNVPLGSGHDFKGVASALKPPGGAQGALIDVAAANQALIETIVETDEEVLARYFDGTPPTDEEAMRLVAQGMAQGTLIPIVCVAAKTGGGLKELLDVLAMCAPSPDKMVRKATDDHGQELELKPDPAGPLVAQVWRTRIDPFVQKLSFIRMYSGTLKKDEGVHVSGARKNIKIGPLLEVQGHETKAIDAVSAGDIAAISKTEDLHTGTTLGNFVMPTVKFPRPMVGLAATPKTRGDEAKLSGALHKVVEEDSTFHIDRDPQTKELVMTGMSELHLKILRERIKRRDKVEVDVHEPKIPYRETVQQKAEGSYRHKKQSGGRGQFGEVHIRMFPFPKDTNPTEYCNKEHFPHMRQFHYHEKNNFLWVDSIVGGTIPNNFLPAVEKGFLERLERGVIAGYQVQNVGVEVHFGKYHDVDSSEAAFKTAGSMAFRNVFQEAKPGLLEPIVHLHITVPNNKVGDINSDMSGRRGRVLGMESAGGDLQTITVVVPLAEVTTYARSLSSMTGGLGSYTMDFSHYDVVPGQVQKAIIDKAVLHKEEEEE; from the coding sequence ATGGCGAAGTACAACGTATCCGATATTCGCAACGTGGCCCTATGCGGGCACGGTGCTTCAGGGAAGACAACCCTTGTCGATAAATTACTGAACCTAACCGGCGCTGTCACGCGGCCGGCTAGCGTCGACGACGGCACCAGCGTGTGTGATTTTGACGAAGAAGAAAAGCACCACAAGTATTCCATTGAAGCGGCGCTGGTGCACTTCGACCACGGCGGCAAGCGCTTCAATTTGATCGATACGCCGGGCTATCCCGATTTCATCGGCCAGGCCATCGGCGCGCTACAGGCCGTGGAAACCGCGTGCATTGTGGTCAACGCACATTCCGGCATCGAAGTGAACACGCGGCGCGTGTTCCAGGAAGCGGGCAAAGCAGGCGTGGGGCGAATTATTGTCGTCAGCAAAATGGACACAGAGAATATCGATTTTCCGAAGCTCGTCAGCAACATTCAGGAAATGTGGGGCAAAGCCTGCGTGCCGTTGAATGTGCCGCTGGGTTCGGGACACGATTTCAAAGGCGTGGCGAGCGCGCTCAAGCCACCGGGCGGTGCCCAGGGCGCTCTCATAGATGTTGCGGCGGCCAATCAGGCGCTGATCGAAACGATTGTGGAAACCGACGAGGAAGTGTTGGCCCGCTATTTCGATGGCACGCCGCCTACCGATGAAGAAGCCATGCGGCTAGTCGCGCAAGGTATGGCCCAAGGCACGTTGATTCCGATTGTCTGCGTGGCCGCCAAAACGGGCGGCGGACTGAAAGAACTGCTCGACGTGCTGGCGATGTGTGCGCCGTCGCCGGACAAAATGGTTCGCAAAGCCACGGACGACCACGGGCAAGAATTGGAACTCAAACCCGACCCTGCCGGACCGCTGGTGGCTCAGGTGTGGCGGACGCGGATCGATCCGTTCGTGCAAAAGCTGAGTTTCATCCGCATGTACAGCGGCACGCTCAAGAAAGACGAAGGCGTGCACGTATCAGGCGCGCGAAAAAACATTAAAATTGGCCCACTGCTGGAGGTCCAGGGACACGAAACGAAAGCGATCGATGCGGTTTCGGCGGGCGACATTGCGGCCATCTCCAAGACAGAAGATTTGCACACTGGCACGACGCTGGGCAATTTCGTCATGCCAACGGTCAAATTTCCCAGGCCGATGGTTGGACTGGCGGCGACGCCCAAGACTCGTGGCGACGAAGCCAAACTTTCCGGCGCACTGCACAAAGTCGTGGAGGAAGATTCCACCTTCCACATCGACCGGGATCCGCAAACCAAAGAGCTCGTCATGACCGGCATGAGCGAGCTGCATTTGAAGATTTTGCGGGAGCGAATCAAACGGCGCGACAAGGTGGAAGTCGACGTGCACGAGCCGAAAATTCCATACCGCGAAACCGTGCAGCAAAAAGCCGAGGGGAGTTACCGCCACAAAAAGCAATCGGGCGGCCGCGGCCAGTTCGGCGAGGTGCACATTCGGATGTTTCCCTTCCCCAAGGACACGAACCCGACGGAATATTGCAATAAGGAGCATTTTCCACACATGCGGCAGTTTCATTACCACGAAAAGAACAATTTTTTGTGGGTCGATTCGATTGTCGGCGGCACCATTCCCAACAACTTTTTGCCGGCGGTGGAAAAGGGATTTTTAGAACGGCTGGAGCGCGGCGTCATTGCCGGTTACCAGGTGCAAAACGTCGGCGTGGAAGTGCATTTCGGCAAATATCACGACGTCGACAGTTCCGAAGCCGCGTTCAAAACCGCCGGCAGCATGGCCTTTCGCAATGTATTCCAGGAAGCCAAGCCGGGGCTATTGGAGCCGATTGTGCATTTGCACATTACCGTGCCCAACAACAAAGTGGGCGACATCAACAGCGACATGTCGGGCCGTCGCGGCCGGGTGCTGGGCATGGAATCGGCCGGCGGCGATTTGCAAACCATCACGGTGGTCGTGCCGCTGGCTGAAGTGACCACCTACGCCCGCAGCCTTTCGAGCATGACCGGCGGACTCGGCAGCTACACGATGGATTTCAGCCACTACGACGTGGTGCCCGGGCAGGTGCAAAAAGCGATCATCGACAAGGCCGTGCTGCACAAGGAAGAAGAGGAAGAGTGA